One window of Trifolium pratense cultivar HEN17-A07 linkage group LG5, ARS_RC_1.1, whole genome shotgun sequence genomic DNA carries:
- the LOC123884819 gene encoding transcription factor TCP17-like: protein MMIENCSSSGKGYNHESSNQQEDENGTMKFSNKAIATSRQWTSLRNPRIVRVSRSLGGKDRHSKVCTIRGLRDRRIRLSVPTAIQLYDLQDRLGLSQPSKVVDWLLEATQSDIDKLPPLQNIPQCFTTQPQTLLHQQGNFSLGSGFYDHQIKGKEAEISYNTNYSSNAFPYNLDYPSSTLSLSQFGSNNNHGNLFGSSSGMKFSSGNSSQLLFCPNSNSAMPASLFSSSTNLQQHAPSMEISSDVQRQFTNVQILNSSSTSSFIPSLQLPINSPFRRLPMPFINSKVLDSDHNNTRN from the coding sequence ATGATGATAGAAAATTGTTCTTCAAGTGGTAAAGGTTAcaatcatgaatcatcaaatcaacaagaagatgaaaatggaaCAATGAAATTCTCCAACAAAGCAATAGCAACATCAAGACAATGGACATCATTAAGAAATCCAAGAATTGTGAGAGTGTCACGTTCATTAGGAGGAAAAGACAGACATAGCAAAGTATGCACAATTAGAGGATTAAGAGACCGTCGTATTAGGTTATCTGTACCAACAGCAATTCAATTATATGATCTTCAAGATAGACTTGGTTTAAGTCAACCTAGTAAAGTTGTTGATTGGTTACTTGAAGCAACACAGTCTGATATTGATAAATTACCACCACTTCAAAATATTCCTCAATGTTTTACTACTCAACCACAAACCCTATTGCATCAACAAGGTAATTTTTCTCTTGGAAGTGGTTTTTATGATCATCAAATCAAAGGTAAAGAAGCTGAAATTAGTTATAATACTAATTATTCATCAAATGCTTTTCCATATAACTTGGATTATCCTTCAAGTACTTTATCATTATCTCAATTTGGAAGCAATAATAATCATGGTAATTTATTTGGAAGTAGTAGTGGTATGAAATTTTCGTCCGGTAATTCTTCGCAGTTACTTTTTTGTCCGAATTCTAATTCGGCTATGCCAGCGTCGCTTTTTAGTAGTAGTACTAATTTGCAGCAACATGCTCCGTCGATGGAAATTAGTAGTGATGTTCAAAGACAATTCACCAATGTTCAGATCTTGAATTCATCATCAACAAGTTCTTTCATTCCGTCTCTTCAACTTCCAATCAATTCGCCTTTTAGACGTCTTCCAATGCCGTTTATAAATTCCAAGGTTCTTGATTCAGATCATAATAACACTAGAAATTGA
- the LOC123884823 gene encoding RING finger protein B-like encodes MRWEKVEVKPIGKEGDGGPGKRWGHTCNSINGGRHIYVFGGYGKDNCQTNQVHVFDTVNQTWSQPAIKGTPPTPRDSHTCSVVGDRLFVFGGTDGMNPLKDLHILDTSLQMWECPIIRGDGPEAREGHSAAVVGQRLFIFGGCGKSADNNSEVYYNDLYILNTETLVWMRPTTSGTPPSPRDSHTFSAWKNKIIVIGGEDGHDYYLSDVHILDTDTLIWRELSTSGQLLPPRAGHSTVSLGKNLFVFGGFTDAQNLYNDLYMLDTDTGVWTNVTPTTNCPSARFSVAGDCLDPFKGGVLVFIGGCNKSLEALEDMYYLHTGFGESELRPDKLSMKKQLKLKCQEEQNLSPGQNQVMAGYGVGTNIGQAMTALNYSQPNRPNIPANQSISPHGKKTFEAKVTENISEGYTIETVIDGKPLRGILFLNKQNTLHPSAHVINRKRTAGEIDGVISNGAHSNIKTAKVNPMENRHPEPLQHSSEAVVALAASNPITANAAVNHKVYTNPEPEAASLNRNAEKNETPTLGGNLKNDGASDATSSRGEAQTNVQTNVLISNLEASRHDKNSDASNWNTQFLKPITAESPMNLSNQGAVVDSTTPRTGESSEPAKQF; translated from the exons ATGAGGTGGGAAAAAGTTGAGGTTAAGCCGATTGGAAAAGAGGGTGATGGAGGGCCAGGGAAAAGGTGGGGTCATACCTGTAACTCCATTAATGGTGGTAGACATATCTATGTCTTTGGTGGTTATGGCAAAGATAACTGTCAGACCAACCAAGTTCATGTCTTTGACACTG TGAACCAGACATGGAGCCAACCTGCAATAAAAGGCACTCCTCCTACTCCAAGGGACAGTCACACTTGCAGTGTTGTTGGTGATAGACTATTTGTGTTTGGGGGTACTGATGGAATGAATCCACTGAAGGATTTGCATATTTTAGACACTT CTTTGCAAATGTGGGAATGTCCAATTATAAGAGGAGATGGGCCAGAGGCTCGTGAGGGTCATAGTGCAGCAGTTGTTGGCCAACGACTCTTCATCTTTGGTGGCTGTGGAAAATCTGCTGATAATAACAGTGAGGTCTACTACAATGATCTTTACATACTGAATACAG AGACGCTTGTTTGGATGCGCCCTACAACATCAGGCACACCGCCATCACCTCGTGATAGCCACACTTTCTCAGCGTGGAAGAACAAAATTATTGTGATAGGGGGTGAAGACGGGCATGATTATTATTTGTCTGACGTCCATATCCTTGACACTG ATACTCTAATTTGGAGGGAGCTGAGTACATCGGGCCAACTGTTGCCACCTCGGGCCGGTCATTCCACTGTTTCTCTTGGCAAGAACTTGTTTGTTTTTGGTGGATTTACAGACGCCCAAAATCTATACAACGACCTTTATATGCTTGATACTG ATACTGGTGTTTGGACAAACGTTACACCTACAACCAATTGTCCTTCTGCTAGATTTTCTGTAGCCGGTGACTGTTTAGACCCATTTAAGGGTGGCGTTCTTGTGTTTATCGGCGGTTGTAACAAGAGTCTTGAAGCCCTGGAGGATATGTATTACCTACATACAG GTTTTGGGGAAAGTGAACTGAGACCAGATAAGTTATCTATGAAGAAGCAATTGAAGCTGAAATGCCAAGAAGAACAAAATCTCAGTCCTGGCCAAAATCAAGTTATGGCTGGATATGGAGTGGGTACTAACATTGGCCAGGCCATGACTGCGTTGAATTATAGCCAGCCAA ATAGACCAAATATCCCGGCAAATCAATCAATTTCTCCTCATGGAAAGAAAACATTTGAAGCCAAGGTTACTGAAAATATCTCAGAAGGATATACTATTGAAACTGTCATTGATGGAAAGCCTCTTCGTGGAATTCTGtttttaaacaaacaaaacactCTTCACCCATCCGCTCATGTTATCAATAG GAAAAGGACTGCTGGTGAAATTGATGGTGTCATCTCAAATGGCGCACATTCTAACATTAAGACTGCTAAAGTGAATCCAATGGAAAATAGACATCCGGAACCTCTCCAACACAGTTCTGAAGCTGTTGTTGCACTTGCAGCAAGCAATCCAATAACTGCCAATGCCGCTGTTAACCATAAG GTTTATACCAACCCAGAACCAGAAGCTGCTTCTTTGAATCGAAATgctgaaaaaaatgaaacaccAACCTTGGGGGGTAACTTGAAAAATGATGGAGCAAGTGATGCGACAAGTTCCAGAGGTGAAGCCCAAACAAATGTTCAAACAAACGTGCTGATTTCCAACTTAGAAGCTTCAAGGCATGATAAAAATAGTGATGCATCAAACTGGAACACACAATTTCTGAAACCTATCACAGCTGAGAGTCCTATGAATTTGTCAAATCAAG GTGCAGTGGTGGATTCTACAACTCCAAGGACAGGAGAATCCAGCGAACCAGCAAAACAATTTTAA
- the LOC123887177 gene encoding RHOMBOID-like protein 12, mitochondrial — translation MQSLVRRLTVVTRYHHHQPQPNLSFNPHRISQTRPSTHIAQPSNLGHHIPSPSSAIHHFHSCRSQSMIVRNYLSNLFAKNLLHRTLPRVHFHRQNFNFNHNYNSYRRGWRSWFYGLTPNDVVLGLIVANAAIYLFWRVASQKFMINNFTISLDNIKSGRLHTLITNAFSHVDTWHLIYNMIGLYFFGMNIASKFGPNFLLNLYFAGAIGGSVFYLVHQAYKAQTSKGWGAIDASKKVALGASGAVNAVMLLDIFLNPRATLYLDFIIPVPAALLGIFLIGKDMLRIIEGDSTISGSAHLGGMAVAAIAWAGVRKGRF, via the exons ATGCAGAGCTTAGTTCGGAGGCTAACGGTGGTCACACGCTACCATCACCACCAACCTCAACCCAACCTCTCCTTTAATCCTCACCGTATCTCTCAAACTCGTCCTTCAACTCACATTGCCCAACCTTCCAATCTAGGGCACCACATTCCCTCACCATCCTCTGCCATTCATCATTTTCACTCATGCCGATCCCAATCAATGATCGTTCGAAACTATCTCTCCAATTTATTCGCCAAAAACCTACTTCATCGTACTCTTCCCAGAGTTCATTTTCACCGTCAGAACTTCAATTTCAACCACAATTATAATTCTTACCGTCGTGGTTG GAGATCATGGTTCTACGGGCTAACACCAAATGACGTGGTTCTGGGCTTGATTGTAGCTAATGctgctatttatttattttggaggGTAGCAAGTCAAAAGTTTATGATAAATAACTTTACT ATCTCTTTGGACAATATTAAGAGTGGACGCCTGCACACTTTGATTACCAATGCATTCAGTCACGTAGATACCTGGCACTTAATTTACAACATGATTGGACTCTACTTCTTTGGAATGAAT ATTGCAAGTAAATTTGGACCTAACTTTCTGCTGAATCTATATTTTGCTGGTGCAATTGGTGGTTCTGTTTTCTATCTGGTGCATCAAGCCTACAAGGCTCAAACATCAAAG GGCTGGGGAGCTATCGATGCTTCAAAGAAAGTAGCATTG GGAGCAAGTGGAGCTGTGAATGCAGTTATGCTGCTGGACATATTCCTCAATCCAAGAGCAACTTTATACTTGGACTTTATTATACCAGTTCCTGCGGCATTGCTG GGGATCTTTTTGATCGGGAAAGATATGCTGAGGATAATAGAG GGAGACAGTACAATATCAGGATCTGCACATTTAGGGGGTATGGCAGTTGCAGCCATAGCATGGGCAGGAGTTCGGAAAGGAAGATTCTAA